One region of Ananas comosus cultivar F153 linkage group 9, ASM154086v1, whole genome shotgun sequence genomic DNA includes:
- the LOC109715302 gene encoding cytochrome P450 81E8-like has product METFTSYLSLSIAVLLILIIKFSFASAKNNNKKLPPSPPSLPIIGHLHLVKRPLHHGLATISVRYGPVLLLRFGSRRVLVVSSRAAAEECFSTDNDVAFANRPRVPSLKLFTNGFTLLPFANYGPLWRNLRRIATGEVLSAHRLTASAASRAEELRGLVKRMFLDWKAQNKSDESSFTKVEMKSRLFDLALNVMMRMIAGRKYTFSQGEGVGGSEAAKRFRMMVEETFLLIDSTSNLGDSLPMLRWFDIGGAEKRMRKLLKEREELSQKIVDEKRRESEEEIKKEQTMIGDLLESQKQDPDFYTDETIEALAFSLLAGGTDTTSNTIEWTMSLLLNNPEALRKAATEIDARVGTDHLVEESDIANLPYLHCIITEALRLYPGGALLIPHESATELTIANYTVPQGTMLLVNAYAIHRDPAVWREPTKFKPERFEAGREEKGWMIPFGMGRRRCPGEGLATREASLALATMIQCFEWKRVGEEEVDMTEGMGLTLPKALPLEALVRPRRNMIDLLSKL; this is encoded by the exons ATGGAAACGTTTACTAGTTATCTCTCGCTCAGTATTGCTGTTCTGCTCATTCTCATCATCAAATTTTCCTTCGCTTCGGCGAAAAACAATAACAAGAAGCTGCCGCCGAGCCCGCCGTCGCTGCCGATCATCGGCCACCTCCACCTAGTGAAGCGTCCCCTCCACCACGGGCTCGCGACGATCTCGGTCCGCTACGGCCCCGTGCTCCTGCTGCGCTTCGGCTCGCGCCGAGTGCTCGTCGTGTCCTCGCGCGCGGCGGCTGAGGAATGCTTCAGCACCGACAACGACGTCGCCTTCGCCAACCGGCCCCGGGTCCCCTCGCTGAAGCTCTTTACCAACGGATTCACGCTTCTCCCCTTCGCCAATTACGGGCCCCTGTGGCGCAACCTCCGCCGCATCGCCACGGGCGAGGTCCTCTCCGCCCACCGCCTCACCGCCTCCGCTGCTTCCCGCGCCGAGGAGTTGCGGGGATTGGTGAAGAGGATGTTCTTGGATTGGAAAGCCCAAAATAAG AGTGATGAGTCGTCGTTCACCAAGGTGGAGATGAAGTCGAGGTTGTTCGATCTAGCACTGAATGTGATGATGAGGATGATAGCAGGGCGAAAGTACACCTTCTCACAAGGCGAGGGAGTCGGAGGGTCGGAGGCCGCGAAGCGATTCAGGATGATGGTGGAAGAGACCTTCTTGTTGATCGATTCGACTTCAAATTTAGGAGACTCTCTACCCATGCTAAGGTGGTTTGATATCGGAGGGGCCGAGAAAAGGATGAGGAAATTGctgaaggagagagaagagctGAGCCAGAAGATTGTCGAcgagaagaggagagaaagCGAGGAGGAGATCAAGAAGGAGCAGACTATGATCGGAGATCTGCTTGAGTCGCAGAAGCAAGATCCTGATTTCTATACCGATGAAACCATCGAAGCACTTGCCTTC AGCTTGTTAGCAGGGGGAACGGATACCACGTCGAACACCATCGAGTGGACCATGTCGCTCCTCCTCAACAATCCTGAAGCCCTAAGAAAAGCGGCGACGGAGATCGACGCTCGTGTGGGCACCGATCACTTGGTGGAGGAGTCGGACATCGCGAACCTCCCCTATCTCCACTGCATCATCACCGAGGCTCTCCGCCTCTACCCAGGAGGGGCCCTCCTCATTCCCCACGAATCTGCGACGGAGCTAACCATCGCAAACTACACCGTGCCGCAAGGCACCATGCTACTGGTCAATGCCTATGCCATCCACAGAGACCCCGCCGTATGGCGCGAACCTACGAAGTTTAAGCCGGAGAGGTTTGAAGctgggagagaagagaaggggtGGATGATTCCGTTCGGGATGGGGCGGCGACGGTGCCCCGGGGAGGGCCTCGCGACGCGGGAGGCGTCGCTGGCGCTTGCGACGATGATACAGTGTTTCGAGTGGAAGAGAGtcggggaggaggaggtggacaTGACTGAAGGAATGGGGCTGACTCTGCCCAAGGCATTGCCTCTGGAAGCACTGGTTCGGCCGCGCCGGAACATGATCGATTTACTTTCCAAGCTCTAA